Proteins found in one Oryza glaberrima chromosome 4, OglaRS2, whole genome shotgun sequence genomic segment:
- the LOC127771233 gene encoding ATP-dependent DNA helicase Q-like 4A, protein MIKPRVNWSDHANAVQSSCIKDEFLSSSFLFSLPTQRPNQEADCTGMLPLRSAACRIQGLERLQAPSIEKAWRSLRNTQVARKNYLRPGLSGKVKDCDSDHAHTYGTSSSYNVNKMDSVSRNRNPTQESMHQTTESGTMEKNSSHLPAGTKSCTRTYLNNYVVQADTITTTNQSLARTGPELFKTAPFIDNMCDDAKLDAMDEDELLASIDVDRIVMEHYQATNTPRGSSKSPLEKCNFNGFDENNLPQELSIMCDHGSKLAFCPEAKSHLLEMKDNLLAISHELIDGQLSPQQSDDLHQKRALLKKQIELLGEYTARLTQDEERQQSHSMASTTAHQGHHPTSILSSSFVKDTNIFQSPIYTRNEPGESGLCFSSAPYSYMDGLSMPLPSVQRDYTPRAIDISYTEGSGDKQWSSTHFAWTKELEANNKRVFGNRSFRPNQREIINATMSGNDVFVLMPTGGGKSLTYQLPALICNGVTLVVSPLVSLIQDQIMHLLQANISAAYLSASMEWSEQQEILRELMSPTCTYKLLYVTPEKIAKSDALLRQLENLYSRGHLSRIVIDEAHCVSQWGHDFRPDYQHLGILKQKFPQTPVLALTATATASVKEDVVQVLGLANCIIFRQSFNRPNLRYFVWPKTKKCLEDIHNFIHANHNKECGIIYCLSRMDCEKVAAKLREYGHKASHYHGSMDPEDRANIQKQWSKDRINIICATVAFGMGINKPDVRFVIHHSLPKSIEGYHQECGRAGRDSQLSSCVLFYNYSDYIRLKHMVTQGFAEQGTSAPRGGSSQEQALETHKENLLRMVSYCENDVDCRRLLQLIHFGEMFNPSCCAKTCDNCLKELRWVEKDVTNIARQLVDLVMMTKQTYSTTHILEVYRGSVNQNVKKHRHDTLSLHGAGKHLAKGEAARILRHLVIEEILIEDVKKSENYGSVSSVLKTNHKKSGDLLSGKHNVVLKFPTPEKAPKMGVLDESSVPRINKTNQQSQVDGSLAAELYEALQCLRTQIMDENPQLLAYHIFKNETLKEISNRMPRTKEELVEINGIGKNKLNKYGDRVLATIEDFLARYPNATRKTSSGGSNEHSEAVKKRRGFSVTNTSTNCDDFEERTVQSKKRAAKTRTRQEISDAASIVQDVRYIDLELDGCEQVNEVPYSVQKPVASGRVLPAWQSARIA, encoded by the exons ATGATAAAGCCAAGGGTCAACTGGTCGGATCATGCAAATGCTGTTCAAAGCTCCTGTATCAAAGATGAATTCCTGAGTTCAAGTTTTTTGTTCTCTTTACCAACACAAAGGCCTAATCAGGAAGCAGATTGTACGGGAATGCTTCCTTTAAG GTCTGCTGCTTGCAGAATTCAAGGCCTAGAGCGTCTTCAAGCTCCATCCATTGAGAAG GCCTGGCGTTCTCTACGCAACACTCAGGTTGCACGGAAGAATTATTTAAGACCtggtttatctggaaaagtgaAAGATTGTGATAGCGACCATGCTCATACTTATGGGACAAGTTCTTCATATAATGTTAACAAAATGGACAGTGTGTCCAGAAATAGGAATCCCACCCAGGAAAGTATGCATCAGACGACTGAAAGTGGTACTATGGAGAAGAACAGTAGCCATCTGCCTGCAGGCACCAAGTCCTGTACAAGGACTTACCTGAACAATTATGTGGTGCAGGCAGATACCATTACAACAACAAATCAAAGTCTTGCAAGAACTGGTCCTGAATTATTCAAGACTGCTCCTTTTATTGACAACATGTGTGATGATGCTAAATTAGATGCCATGGATGAGGATGAGCTTCTAGCG AGTATTGATGTGGACCGAATAGTCATGGAACATTATCAAGCAACAAATACACCCAGAGGGTCATCCAAATCTCCATTAGAGAAGTGCAACTTCAATGGATTTGATGAGAATAATTTACCACAAGAACTCTCTATAATGTGTGACCACGGTAGCAAG CTAGCTTTTTGCCCAGAGGCGAAGTCTCATTTGCTTGAAATGAAGGATAACTTGCTTGCAATATCCCATGAGCTTATTGACGGTCAACTCAGCCCTCAACAATCCGATGATCTTCATCAAAAGAG AGCACTCCTAAAGAAGCAGATTGAGCTGCTTGGGGAGTATACGGCGAGGTTAACCCAAGATGAAGAGCGACAGCAATCTCATTCTATGGCCTCCACAACAGCTCATCAGGGCCATCACCCCACTAGCATCCTAAGTAGCTCTTTTGTAAAGGATACCAATATATTCCAATCACCGATTTACACCAGGAATGAACCTGGGGAAAGTGGTTTATGCTTTTCTTCTGCTccatattcctatatggatGGTTTAAGCATGCCATTACCGTCTGTTCAGAGAGATTACACTCCAAGGGCTATTGATATCAGTTACACTGAAGGTTCTGGTGATAAACAGTGGAGTAGTACACACTTTGCATGGACTAAGGAACTCGAG GCCAACAACAAAAGAGTATTTGGAAACCGTTCTTTTCGCCCAAATCAACGAGAAATAATCAACGCCACAATGAGTGGGAATGATGTTTTTGTTTTGATGCCAACTGGTGGTGGAAAAAGTTTGACATATCAG CTTCCAGCACTCATTTGTAATGGCGTTACATTGGTAGTTTCTCCTCTCGTATCGCTCATCCAAGACCAGATCATGCATTTATTGCAG GCAAATATTTCTGCAGCTTACCTTAGCGCCAGCATGGAGTGGTCAGAACAGCAGGAGATATTAAGAGAATTAATGTCTCCTACATGCACGTACAAGTTACTGTATGTTACGCCTGAAAAGATAGCCAA GAGTGATGCTCTGTTGAGACAATTGGAAAATTTATATTCGCGAGGCCATCTCTCTAGAATTGTCATTGATGAAGCCCACTGTGTTAGCCAGTGGGGTCATGATTTCCGACCTGATTACCAG CATCTAGGCATTTTAAAACAGAAGTTCCCGCAGACGCCAGTCCTGGCCTTGACTGCAACAGCAACTGCAAGTGTCAAGGAAGATGTCGTGCAAGTTCTAGGCCTTGCAAACTGCATTATTTTCAGACAAAGTTTTAATCGTCCAAATCTGAG GTATTTTGTATGGCCCAAGACAAAGAAGTGCCTCGAGGATATCCATAACTTTATACATGCAAATCATAATAAAGAATGCGGCATCATATATTGCCTTTCGAGGATGGATTGTGAGAAAGTGGCTGCTAAATTAAGG GAATATGGGCACAAGGCATCACATTATCATGGTAGCATGGATCCTGAGGATAGAGCAAATATCCAGAAACAGTGGAGCAAGGATAGGATCAACATAATATGTGCTACAGTTGCATTTGGGATGG GTATTAATAAACCTGATGTCCGTTTTGTTATCCATCATTCCCTGCCCAAATCAATTGAAGGATATCATCAG GAGTGTGGACGTGCTGGTCGTGACAGTCAGCTTTCATCTTGTGTCCTGTTCTACAATTATTCTGATTAT ATTCGTCTCAAACACATGGTTACCCAAGGATTTGCGGAGCAAGGAACATCAGCACCACGAGGAGGTTCTTCGCAGGAACAAGCGCTTGAAACGCATAAGGAAAATCTCCTGCGAATG GTTAGTTACTGCGAAAATGATGTGGACTGCAGACGTCTACTACAGCTGATCCACTTTGGAGAGATGTTTAATCCTTCATGTTGTGCAAAAACATGTGATAATTGCTTGAAAGAGTTGAGATGGGTCGAAAAAGATGTGACCAACATTGCTAGACAATTG GTTGATCTGGTAATGATGACAAAGCAAACATATTCAACTACTCATATTCTCGAAGTATACAGAGGTTCAGTAAACCAAAAT GTCAAGAAGCACCGCCATGATACTTTGAGTCTTCATGGAGCTGGAAAGCATCTAGCTAAAGGTGAAGCAGCGAGAATATTGCGCCATCTAGTAATTGAGGAAATACTCATTGAGGATGTCAAAAAGAGCGAAAACTATGGATCTGTATCATCTGTCTTAAAG ACTAATCATAAGAAAAGTGGTGATCTTCTCTCTGGCAAGCACAACGTTGTCCTCAA GTTCCCCACTCCTGAGAAGGCTCCTAAGATGGGTGTACTCGATGAATCGTCAGTTCCACGAATTAATAAGACTAATCAACAGAGTCAAGTGGACGGG AGCCTTGCAGCCGAGCTTTATGAAGCTTTGCAATGCCTTAGGACTCAGATAATGGATGAAAATCCACAATTATTGGCATACCACATATTTAA AAACGAGACATTGAAGGAAATCAGCAACCGAATGCCAAGAACGAAAGAGGAACTTGTGGAGATAAATGGCATCGGCAA GAACAAGCTGAACAAGTACGGGGACCGTGTGCTTGCAACCATAGAGGATTTCCTCGCCAGATATCCAAATGCGACCAGGAAaaccagcagcggcggcagcaacgaGCACAGCGAGGCGGTCAAGAAGCGAAGAGGCTTCTCCGTCACCAACACCTCTACCAACTGTGACGACTTTGAGGAACGCACGGTGCAGTCCAAGAAACGCGCTGCAAAGACACGTACAAGGCAGGAAATATCTGATGCTGCCAGCATCGTCCAGGACGTCCGCTACATAGATCTTGAGCTAGATGGTTGTGAACAAGTCAATGAAGTGCCATACAGTGTACAAAAGCCTGTGGCTTCTGGTAGGGTTTTACCTGCGTGGCAGTCCGCCAGAATAGCCTAG